CCGCCACCTCGCCGCCCTGATCGAGAAAATGCGCCAGATGGCGCTGCAGCTGGATGGCATCGGGGGTGGTGTAACCCGTGGGCCGCAAGGCACCTGGCCGTCCCAGGCCCAGGGTGCCGATCACCAGGGTGGCGGCGAACTGGTCCAGGCATTGGCCCAGGGCCAGGGCGCAGCTGGTCTTTCCGTTGGTGCCGGTGATGCCGATCACGCGCAGGGCGGCGCTGGGGTTGGCGTAGAAAGCGCCGGCCAGGGCGCTGGCCCGTTGACCCAGATCGGTCAGGGGCAGTATGGGTACAGGGCTTTGGCCAGCCAGTTGTTGGATGCGCTCCAGCGGCCAGCGCGGGCCGGGCTCGGCGAGGATGGCGGCCACGCCCTGTGCCTGGGCGGCGGCATAAAAGTCCAGCCCGTGGCTATGCAGGCCGCTGCGGGCGAGGAACAGATCGCCCCGCTGCAGTTCGCGGCTGTCCTGGCTGATGCCGGAGAGGGGGCAGTCGCGCTCGGCGGGCAGCCCCTCCAGCAGGTCGCTCAGATGCAGGTCAGGCCGAAATGGGGCCGGTCTGCTGGGGCCTGGCCTGCCGCAAGCGGTCCGGTTTGGCTGGGTCTGGACGATCTGAGTCATCTTGGCCCCCCGGCGGCGACCAGCGTCAGGCCCTCGGCCTGGGGGGCGTCCGGGGCGATGTTCATCATGCGCAGGGCACCGGCCATGACCTCGGCAAACACCGGCGCGGCCACCTGACCACCGTAGTATTTGCCGCTGCGCGGCTCGTCGATCATCACCACCATCACCAACCGGGGATCGGACATGGGGCCCATGCCGACAAACACGCCCTGGTATTCGTTATCCGCATAGCCCTGGGCACTGTGCTTTTTCACCGTGCCGGTCTTGCCGCCGATGCGGTAACCGGGCACGGCGGCACGCCGGGCGGTGCCCTGCACCGACACCACCTGCTCCAGCATCGCCTGGACCTGGCGAGCGGTCTTGGCATGCATCACCCGCTGTAGCTCGGGCATCTGCGACCGCAGCAGAAAACCGGGCTCCACCAGCAGGCCGTCATTGGCCAGCACGGCATAGGCCCGCGCCAGCTGCAGGGCGTTGAGCGAGATGCCGTAGCCGAAGGAGATCACCGCCTGATCGAATTCGCGCCATTTGGCCGGGTCGCTGAGGCGGCCATTGATCTCGCCGGGAAAACCGGTGTGCAGGGGCTGACCGACGCCGACCCGGCGGTAGGCGTCCCAGATGCGCTCCGGGCCCAGGTCCAGGGCGATCTTGGTGACGCCTATGTTGCTGGACTTGCGGATCACCCCGGCCACATCCAGCAGGCCGTAGTTGTGTACATCCTTGACCCGGCCAGAGCCCACCCGCAGATAGCCTGGATCTGTGTCCACCGGGGTATCGGGCTGGTAGCGGCCGGACTCCAGGGCAGCGGCGACGACAAAGGGCTTGATGGTGGAGCCGGGCTCGAACAGATCGGTCACGGCGCGGTTGCGCAGCCGACCGCCGGTGCGGGCCTTGTTGCCATTGGGGTTGAAGCCGGGCTGATTGACCATGGCCAGGATCTCGCCCTTGCGCGCATCCAGCAGCACGGCGGTGCCGGCGATGGCATTGTGTTCATCCATGGCGGATTTCAGTGCCCGGTAGGCGAGAAACTGCAGGCGCAAGTCCAGACTCAGCTGCACTTGCTGGCCGGGGCGGACCGGCTCGATGCGCTCCACGTCCTTGACGATGCGCCGCCGACCATCGCGGATCACCCGCTTCTTGCCAGGCCGACCGGTGAGCCGCTCGTTGAAGGCCAGCTCCAGCCCCTCCTGGCCCTGATCGTCCACATTGGTGAAGCCAAGCACATGGGAGACCACCTCGGCGGCCGGATAGAAGCGCCGATACTCCCGGTCGGAATGCACCCCAACCAGCTTAAGACCCTGCACGGCAGCGGAGATATCCGGCGAGACCTGGCGCTTGAGATAGACAAAGCTGCGCCCCTGGCTCTTTTGCAACAGGGCCGCAAGCTCGGTGGGCGGCATCTCCAGCGCCTTGGCCAGTTGGCCGAGGGATTGCCGATCCAGCTCCAGCTGGCGCGGGTCGGCCCAGATGGAATCCACCGGGGTGCTCAGGGCCAGGGCCTCGCCGTTGCGATCGACGATGGGGCCGCGATCGGCCGGCGTCTCGATCACGCGCAAATAGCGCCGCGCCCCCTCCTGCTGCAGGAACTCGGTCTGAATCACCTGCCGCTCCAACGCCCGCCCCACCAGGGCCACGCCCACCAGACCCATGAGCACAAACAGAAAACGCCGCCGAGCCGAGTAGCTGGGCAGCTTGAGGCGCTTGGCCTGTCCGGTTTTCTTCAGTTTGGCTGTGGGCATCCCAATTCACTACTCGATGACGATGATTTCTTCGG
This is a stretch of genomic DNA from gamma proteobacterium SS-5. It encodes these proteins:
- a CDS encoding penicillin-binding protein 2, coding for MPTAKLKKTGQAKRLKLPSYSARRRFLFVLMGLVGVALVGRALERQVIQTEFLQQEGARRYLRVIETPADRGPIVDRNGEALALSTPVDSIWADPRQLELDRQSLGQLAKALEMPPTELAALLQKSQGRSFVYLKRQVSPDISAAVQGLKLVGVHSDREYRRFYPAAEVVSHVLGFTNVDDQGQEGLELAFNERLTGRPGKKRVIRDGRRRIVKDVERIEPVRPGQQVQLSLDLRLQFLAYRALKSAMDEHNAIAGTAVLLDARKGEILAMVNQPGFNPNGNKARTGGRLRNRAVTDLFEPGSTIKPFVVAAALESGRYQPDTPVDTDPGYLRVGSGRVKDVHNYGLLDVAGVIRKSSNIGVTKIALDLGPERIWDAYRRVGVGQPLHTGFPGEINGRLSDPAKWREFDQAVISFGYGISLNALQLARAYAVLANDGLLVEPGFLLRSQMPELQRVMHAKTARQVQAMLEQVVSVQGTARRAAVPGYRIGGKTGTVKKHSAQGYADNEYQGVFVGMGPMSDPRLVMVVMIDEPRSGKYYGGQVAAPVFAEVMAGALRMMNIAPDAPQAEGLTLVAAGGPR